The Sulfolobus sp. A20 genomic interval CTAAAGAGTATATTTTCAGCAAATTTCTTATGTGATTGTCCTTTCCTAGAGCCTCTAATACGCCCCAAGCACTACTTAATGATACTACTATTAGAGCTAGGAAACCGGCACTTAATATGAGTATCCCAAAGATCATAGGCAGGACGCTGAAGATTGATCTTAAGACGGATGAAAGTTGAAAAGTGTTAGTTGGATCTACGTTGTTTAATCCAGTTCCTATCGCCTCGGCGAAGACGATTACTAGTTCGGTGCTTATTGCACCTAATGCTGTTTCTCTAGTTATCCATGATAGTTTGTATTTAACTGTTATCTCGTTTATTCTGTTATATTTTAACGATGTAGCAGAGGATTGGTAAATTAACATGCAAGGTGGAGTCACTACTGCACCTATGTTAATTGCTAAATATGTTAGAAAATTGTTTGAAGTAGATATATATGCTGAAAAGTGTAGTTGAGGAGATTTTGGGATTATAGCTACAATAGACGACAATATTAGCAAAAACGAGATGAATATTAGTGTCTTCTCTGTTTTCTCATAATTTTTAGTTATTATGACGAGAAGATGGAGGATGAAGAATGTTATCAAGCCTATGAATGGGGGAATT includes:
- a CDS encoding NRAMP family divalent metal transporter, whose translation is MSRREVARLFGPAWIALLADADAASIIGGLITGKQYGLGLVWFVLLLALPLFIVQEAAGRVSAITGKSLGEIIRTHYSKKIAILATFPIFSIDVFTYISEYIGIALGSYLIGIPPFIGLITFFILHLLVIITKNYEKTEKTLIFISFLLILSSIVAIIPKSPQLHFSAYISTSNNFLTYLAINIGAVVTPPCMLIYQSSATSLKYNRINEITVKYKLSWITRETALGAISTELVIVFAEAIGTGLNNVDPTNTFQLSSVLRSIFSVLPMIFGILILSAGFLALIVVSLSSAWGVLEALGKDNHIRNLLKIYSLESIPAIIVVYLYSYNYSEVLQFATTLLTLAPIVFTVIATILGILVSNKNIMKEHAYSRLRMSIYFLTVALIFIGGIIGVISIT